The proteins below come from a single Agrobacterium vitis genomic window:
- the hutI gene encoding imidazolonepropionase has protein sequence MTYRDRIFTNARLATLNPHLLGLGIIEDAALMVRGGQIVYAGPMAELPISLLHAADVTDCEGRWITPGLVDCHTHLVHAGNRAHEFEMRLAGASYEEIARAGGGIVSSVSKVRAASEADLLRETLPRLDALLAEGVTTIEVKSGYGLTVEDELKMLRAAKKLGDTRPVSISTTYLGAHATPAEYKGRNVDFIREVVLPGLTAAHAEQLVDAVDGFCEGIAFSPDEMRVVFDAAQALGLPVKLHADQLSNLSGATLAAEYGAVSADHLEYTDAAGAKAMAEAGTVAVLLPGAFYFIRETKKPPVDLFRQHGTKMALATDNNPGTSPLTSLLLTMNMGATLFGMTVEECIAGVTREAARALGRLDEIGTLEAGKSADLAIWNISELSELVYRMGFNPLHQRVWRGQDT, from the coding sequence ATGACGTATCGGGATCGCATTTTCACCAATGCGCGGTTGGCAACGCTCAATCCGCATCTCTTAGGCCTCGGCATTATCGAAGATGCCGCGCTGATGGTGCGCGGTGGGCAGATTGTCTACGCAGGGCCTATGGCAGAGCTGCCGATTAGCCTGCTGCATGCTGCCGATGTTACCGATTGTGAGGGCCGCTGGATCACCCCCGGTCTGGTGGATTGCCACACCCATCTGGTGCACGCAGGCAATCGCGCCCATGAATTTGAAATGCGCCTAGCGGGTGCCAGCTACGAAGAAATTGCCCGGGCGGGTGGCGGCATTGTCTCATCCGTATCCAAGGTGCGGGCGGCCAGTGAGGCGGATTTGCTGCGCGAAACGCTGCCACGTCTGGACGCGCTGCTGGCGGAGGGCGTCACCACCATTGAGGTCAAATCCGGCTATGGGCTGACGGTGGAAGATGAGCTGAAAATGCTGCGGGCAGCAAAAAAACTCGGCGATACGCGCCCCGTTTCCATCAGCACCACCTATCTCGGTGCCCATGCCACACCTGCCGAGTATAAGGGCCGCAATGTTGATTTCATCCGCGAGGTGGTGCTTCCCGGTTTGACGGCGGCCCATGCAGAGCAGCTTGTTGATGCCGTGGATGGGTTTTGCGAGGGCATTGCCTTTTCACCCGATGAGATGCGCGTGGTGTTTGATGCGGCACAGGCTCTGGGCCTGCCGGTAAAACTGCATGCGGATCAGCTTTCCAATCTATCCGGTGCAACCCTTGCCGCCGAATACGGCGCGGTCTCAGCCGATCATCTGGAATATACCGATGCGGCAGGCGCAAAAGCCATGGCAGAGGCGGGCACCGTGGCGGTGCTGCTGCCGGGTGCCTTTTACTTTATCCGTGAGACAAAAAAGCCGCCTGTCGATCTCTTCCGCCAGCATGGCACCAAAATGGCACTGGCCACCGACAACAACCCCGGCACATCGCCGCTGACCTCGCTGCTGTTGACCATGAATATGGGTGCCACCCTGTTTGGCATGACGGTGGAGGAATGCATAGCGGGCGTGACCCGTGAGGCCGCCCGCGCACTGGGTCGGCTGGATGAAATCGGCACGCTGGAAGCCGGAAAATCGGCTGATCTGGCCATCTGGAATATTTCTGAACTGTCTGAGCTTGTCTACCGCATGGGCTTTAACCCGCTGCACCAGCGGGTGTGGCGCGGCCAAGACACGTAA
- a CDS encoding formimidoylglutamate deiminase produces MTTLHAKQALLPDGWAKDVRLTLKDHSISAIEQGVEAKAGDERHEIVLPTMANLHSHAFQRGMAGLAELRGPDNDSFWSWRTVMYRFALTMNPEQMQAIAAQLYVEMLEVGFGRVGEFHYLHHDRDGSPYNNRAEMAERIVVAAEETGIGLTLLPVFYAHSGFGGLVPNEGQRRFINDLDGFAELLEGAKKIASNLPGSVTGIAPHSLRAVTPEELSALQQLSFDGPIHIHVAEQVKEVEDCVAWSGQRPVQWLLDNADLTTRWCLIHATHMTDDETVRMAKSGAIAGLCPITEANLGDGTFNADVFLGQGGRFGVGSDSNILIGIADELRQLEYSQRLAHRARNVMALPGGSTGRYLFDGAVNGGAAALMAQTGLAVGKPADVVSLKPHHDLGLSGDQILDIFLFANGAAVDCVWVGGFKQVEAGRHIARERIAARFAGVMRELMAAF; encoded by the coding sequence ATGACGACACTCCACGCAAAACAGGCGCTACTGCCGGATGGCTGGGCTAAGGATGTGCGGCTAACGCTGAAAGACCATTCCATTTCCGCAATTGAGCAGGGTGTTGAGGCCAAAGCGGGCGATGAGCGGCACGAGATTGTGCTGCCCACCATGGCCAATCTGCACAGCCACGCCTTTCAGCGCGGCATGGCAGGTTTGGCGGAGCTGCGCGGGCCAGACAATGACAGTTTCTGGAGCTGGCGCACGGTGATGTATCGCTTTGCCCTGACCATGAACCCGGAGCAGATGCAGGCCATTGCAGCCCAGCTTTATGTGGAAATGCTGGAGGTTGGTTTTGGCCGGGTGGGCGAGTTTCACTATCTCCACCATGACCGTGATGGCAGCCCGTACAATAACCGGGCCGAGATGGCGGAGCGGATTGTGGTAGCAGCGGAAGAAACTGGCATTGGCCTCACGTTGCTTCCAGTATTTTATGCCCATTCCGGCTTTGGTGGGCTTGTCCCCAATGAGGGCCAGCGGCGGTTTATCAATGATCTCGATGGTTTTGCAGAACTGTTGGAGGGGGCGAAAAAGATAGCCTCGAACCTGCCCGGTAGCGTCACAGGCATTGCGCCTCACAGCCTGCGGGCGGTGACACCGGAAGAGTTATCCGCCCTGCAACAGCTCTCCTTTGATGGGCCAATCCATATTCATGTGGCCGAGCAAGTGAAGGAAGTGGAGGATTGCGTGGCGTGGTCTGGTCAGCGTCCGGTGCAATGGCTGCTGGATAATGCCGATCTCACCACTCGCTGGTGCCTGATCCATGCTACCCATATGACGGATGATGAAACAGTGCGGATGGCCAAGAGCGGTGCCATTGCCGGTCTTTGCCCGATCACCGAGGCGAATCTGGGCGATGGCACATTCAATGCTGACGTGTTCTTGGGGCAGGGCGGGCGTTTTGGTGTCGGCTCTGATTCCAACATCCTGATTGGCATTGCTGATGAGTTGCGCCAGCTGGAATATTCGCAACGCCTGGCTCATCGCGCCCGTAACGTGATGGCTTTGCCCGGTGGATCAACGGGCCGGTATTTGTTTGATGGCGCTGTGAATGGTGGGGCTGCGGCGTTGATGGCGCAGACTGGCTTGGCGGTGGGCAAGCCTGCCGATGTTGTCAGCCTCAAGCCTCATCATGATCTCGGTTTGAGCGGAGATCAGATTTTGGACATTTTTCTCTTTGCCAATGGCGCTGCGGTTGATTGTGTATGGGTGGGTGGTTTCAAACAGGTGGAAGCCGGGCGGCATATTGCGCGGGAGCGGATTGCTGCGCGGTTTGCGGGGGTTATGCGGGAGTTGATGGCGGCGTTTTGA
- a CDS encoding LLM class flavin-dependent oxidoreductase: MARTDTLKLGTFVYTFGFNPAAWRHPDADVQGANKIDHLLNVAKISEAAKFDFMFLADSPAAAIGDADALARSPTKMNRFEPLSLISALSVLTEKLGFVATASTSYYEPFNIARIFASIDHLSGGRACWNVVTSDHDETGYNYGFEGLPPHAERYERGSEFVDVVFGLWDSFEQDALVLDKANGLYHDKEKLHTLNHKGKHFQVRGPLNIAASPQGRPVIAQAGGSEAGMELAARTAEIVFSLASNLERNKAFADNIKGRMAKYGRSTNDLKLMPGLVVNVGETKAEAQAKVDFLIDNLHPDVGRWMLGEFLEADLSGVALDQPFPLERLPAEPKGSKAMFEWLRDFIMEGHTVGELIRFYAEKSTGNGITGTPTEIADFMEEWFQAGAADGFILMLPTLPASLNDFVKLVLPELRRRGLFREEYEGNTLRENLGLSMPVNRYAAARNGAVAK, translated from the coding sequence ATGGCCCGCACCGACACGCTGAAACTCGGAACCTTCGTCTATACTTTCGGTTTCAACCCGGCAGCGTGGCGGCACCCGGATGCCGATGTGCAGGGTGCCAACAAGATTGATCACCTGCTGAACGTGGCAAAAATCTCCGAAGCGGCGAAATTCGACTTCATGTTCCTGGCCGATTCCCCCGCCGCCGCCATTGGCGATGCCGATGCGCTGGCGCGCTCGCCCACCAAGATGAACCGGTTTGAGCCGCTGTCGCTGATTTCGGCGCTGTCCGTGCTCACGGAAAAGCTTGGCTTTGTCGCCACCGCCTCCACCAGCTATTATGAGCCGTTTAACATTGCCCGCATTTTTGCCTCCATCGATCATTTGAGCGGTGGCCGCGCCTGCTGGAATGTCGTGACCTCCGACCATGACGAGACGGGCTATAATTACGGCTTTGAGGGCCTGCCGCCCCATGCGGAACGCTACGAGCGCGGCTCGGAGTTCGTCGATGTCGTCTTTGGACTGTGGGACAGTTTTGAGCAAGATGCGCTGGTGCTGGACAAGGCCAACGGCCTTTACCACGACAAAGAAAAGTTGCACACGCTGAACCACAAGGGCAAGCATTTTCAGGTACGCGGCCCGCTCAACATTGCCGCATCTCCGCAAGGCCGCCCGGTGATTGCGCAAGCCGGTGGCTCGGAAGCGGGCATGGAACTGGCCGCCCGCACCGCCGAAATCGTCTTCAGCCTCGCCTCCAATCTGGAGCGCAACAAGGCTTTTGCCGACAATATCAAAGGCCGCATGGCCAAATATGGCCGATCGACCAATGACCTGAAGCTGATGCCTGGCCTTGTGGTCAATGTCGGTGAAACCAAAGCGGAAGCCCAAGCCAAGGTGGATTTCCTGATCGACAACCTGCACCCAGATGTGGGCCGCTGGATGCTGGGCGAATTTCTGGAAGCCGACCTTTCCGGCGTAGCCCTCGACCAGCCCTTCCCGCTGGAGCGCCTGCCAGCGGAGCCAAAAGGCTCGAAAGCCATGTTTGAATGGTTGCGCGACTTCATCATGGAAGGCCATACCGTTGGCGAGTTGATCCGCTTCTACGCCGAGAAAAGCACCGGCAATGGCATCACCGGCACCCCCACCGAGATCGCCGATTTTATGGAAGAATGGTTCCAGGCCGGGGCCGCCGATGGCTTTATTTTAATGCTGCCAACCCTGCCCGCCAGCTTGAATGATTTCGTAAAGCTGGTGTTGCCAGAATTGCGCAGGCGCGGATTGTTTCGGGAAGAGTATGAGGGCAATACGTTGCGGGAGAATTTGGGGTTGTCGATGCCGGTCAATCGGTATGCAGCGGCGCGGAATGGTGCGGTCGCCAAATAG
- the hutC gene encoding histidine utilization repressor, protein MMTEEIDTRSKSLHQRILDDIESNILSSRWPPGYKIPSEQVLAETYACSRMTVNKVLTQLARAGLVLRKRKTGSIVMPQNSQSAILEIYDIRDEVISLEKTYHHRILSRTIRPPTKTECENLSLAPRRKLLTLACLHYADDSPFCLEERIINLGVVPQAAEADFADLAPGPWLLTHIPWNAAEHRIAAEAANEAAAKTLDIAANTPVLVVERQTWRLDETVTQVRLTYPGASHAVTARFTPSQRIMTPT, encoded by the coding sequence ATGATGACTGAAGAGATAGACACACGCAGCAAATCGCTGCACCAGCGTATTCTGGATGACATTGAGAGCAATATTCTCTCAAGTCGATGGCCGCCGGGCTATAAAATCCCGTCCGAGCAAGTGCTGGCCGAGACATATGCCTGCTCACGCATGACGGTCAACAAGGTGCTGACCCAGCTTGCTCGCGCTGGCCTTGTGCTGCGCAAGCGCAAGACCGGCAGCATCGTCATGCCGCAGAACTCGCAAAGCGCCATTCTGGAAATTTACGACATCCGTGATGAGGTCATCTCGTTAGAGAAGACCTACCATCACCGCATTCTGTCGCGAACCATCCGCCCTCCGACCAAGACAGAGTGTGAAAACCTGTCTCTCGCACCGCGCCGCAAGCTGCTGACCCTCGCCTGTCTGCATTATGCTGATGATAGTCCTTTCTGCCTTGAAGAACGTATCATCAACCTGGGCGTGGTGCCGCAGGCGGCAGAGGCTGATTTTGCCGATCTGGCTCCCGGTCCGTGGCTTTTGACGCACATTCCATGGAATGCCGCCGAACACCGCATTGCCGCCGAAGCTGCCAATGAGGCGGCGGCTAAAACCTTGGATATTGCCGCCAACACCCCGGTTCTGGTGGTGGAGCGCCAAACATGGCGGCTGGATGAAACCGTCACCCAGGTGCGCCTGACCTATCCCGGTGCCAGCCATGCCGTCACGGCCCGCTTTACCCCATCCCAACGTATTATGACTCCAACCTGA
- a CDS encoding amino acid ABC transporter ATP-binding protein, with protein sequence MTLPAISVSKLVKRFGTNTVLSDIDLDIPEGKVSCLIGPSGSGKSTLLRCMAFLEEASEGMITVSGEALGYFEKPDGQRERLPAAQIRAVRSKIGMVFQQFNLWPHMTALGNVSEALKTVHKVPKREAEDRAMAQLKKVGLENRAGHYPSQLSGGQQQRVAIARALALQPKIMLFDEPTSALDPELTGEVLNVMRDLAAEGMTMVVVSHEIGFAATVGQQISFLDQGKLLFTGAPSDVFAKPRHPRLEQFLDTYLDRGASMLA encoded by the coding sequence ATGACGCTTCCCGCCATTTCCGTTTCCAAACTCGTCAAGCGCTTTGGAACCAACACCGTGTTGAGTGACATTGATCTCGACATCCCCGAGGGCAAGGTCTCCTGCCTGATTGGCCCCTCCGGCTCTGGCAAGAGCACGCTGTTGCGCTGCATGGCCTTTCTGGAAGAGGCGAGCGAGGGCATGATCACCGTAAGCGGCGAAGCGCTTGGCTATTTCGAAAAACCCGATGGTCAACGTGAACGCTTGCCTGCCGCCCAAATCCGCGCCGTGCGCTCCAAAATCGGCATGGTGTTCCAGCAATTCAATCTCTGGCCGCATATGACCGCGCTTGGTAATGTCTCCGAAGCCCTGAAGACCGTGCATAAAGTGCCAAAACGCGAGGCAGAAGACCGCGCCATGGCGCAGCTGAAAAAGGTAGGGCTGGAAAACCGCGCAGGCCACTACCCGTCGCAGCTCTCCGGCGGACAGCAACAGCGCGTGGCCATTGCCCGCGCCCTTGCCTTGCAACCGAAAATCATGCTGTTTGATGAGCCAACCTCGGCGCTCGACCCGGAATTAACCGGCGAAGTGCTCAACGTGATGCGCGATCTGGCAGCCGAGGGCATGACCATGGTGGTCGTGTCCCACGAAATCGGCTTTGCCGCCACGGTTGGCCAGCAGATCAGCTTTCTCGACCAGGGAAAATTGCTGTTTACTGGCGCGCCATCGGATGTTTTTGCCAAGCCGCGCCATCCCCGATTGGAACAATTCCTTGATACCTATCTGGATCGCGGCGCATCGATGCTGGCATGA
- a CDS encoding amino acid ABC transporter permease: MIFDPKVILDHLPEIFSGATTTLWIWVVGMVLGIVVGFLVATGRRYGGRFLDIPLGLVVEVLRGTPFLIQIFLVYYGGPYVGLSLDPIPCGLIGLTVYSAAYYSEIFRAGYGSVPQGHVEAAECLGLTRLQIIRRILLPEMALIVLPPCVNLAIILLKESAVLSIITVPELTATVSAIGSAQYAFLEAIFVLAVIYWVIVEATAWAARKAESRLSRLRFSAP; encoded by the coding sequence ATGATCTTTGATCCGAAAGTCATTCTCGATCATCTACCGGAAATTTTCAGCGGTGCCACCACCACCCTGTGGATCTGGGTGGTCGGCATGGTGCTGGGCATTGTCGTTGGCTTTCTCGTCGCGACAGGACGGCGCTACGGCGGCAGGTTTCTGGATATTCCACTGGGATTGGTGGTGGAAGTGTTACGCGGCACGCCGTTTCTGATCCAGATTTTCCTTGTCTATTATGGCGGACCTTATGTTGGCCTGTCGCTCGACCCTATCCCTTGCGGGTTGATTGGTCTCACCGTCTATTCCGCCGCCTATTACTCGGAAATTTTCCGTGCAGGCTATGGCTCCGTTCCCCAAGGCCATGTGGAAGCGGCAGAATGTCTGGGGCTGACCCGGCTTCAAATTATTCGCCGCATTCTCTTGCCCGAAATGGCGCTGATCGTGCTGCCACCTTGCGTCAATCTGGCCATCATTCTTCTGAAAGAATCGGCGGTGTTGTCGATCATCACCGTTCCCGAACTCACCGCCACCGTCAGCGCCATTGGTTCTGCGCAATATGCCTTTCTGGAGGCGATTTTCGTGCTGGCCGTTATTTACTGGGTCATTGTTGAGGCCACCGCTTGGGCGGCTCGCAAGGCTGAATCCCGTTTGAGCAGATTGAGGTTTTCCGCGCCATGA
- a CDS encoding amino acid ABC transporter permease has product MSFKLFFLLVKAAGWTLGISVISIAIGFLIAIALSGAMLSGKRLYTMPTMLFISFFRGVPLLVQLLLIYNLLPFIGINVPSVVAAIIGLSLCTAAYQAENLRGGFESVPKGLVEAADMAGFSGRQTFLRIKLPIALRLTFPALVNEAIMILKSSSLVSVVGIVELTRMAQDLAASTYLPIELFSSAALIYLIICWSVAMIARITERSLPGAIK; this is encoded by the coding sequence ATGTCATTCAAACTCTTCTTTTTGCTGGTTAAGGCTGCCGGATGGACGCTGGGCATCAGCGTGATTTCGATTGCCATCGGCTTTTTGATTGCCATTGCCCTGTCTGGCGCCATGCTCTCCGGCAAACGGCTCTACACAATGCCAACCATGCTGTTCATCAGCTTCTTTCGCGGCGTGCCGCTGCTGGTGCAATTGCTGCTGATTTACAATCTTCTGCCCTTCATTGGCATCAATGTGCCAAGTGTGGTGGCCGCCATCATTGGCTTGTCACTTTGCACAGCAGCCTATCAGGCCGAAAACCTGCGTGGGGGCTTTGAAAGTGTCCCCAAAGGCTTGGTGGAAGCTGCCGATATGGCAGGCTTTTCAGGCCGCCAGACGTTTTTACGCATCAAACTGCCCATTGCGTTGCGACTCACCTTTCCGGCTTTGGTCAATGAGGCGATCATGATCCTCAAATCCTCTTCGCTGGTCTCGGTCGTCGGCATTGTCGAGCTGACCCGCATGGCACAGGATCTTGCCGCCTCCACCTATCTGCCCATTGAACTGTTTTCATCGGCAGCGCTGATTTATCTAATCATCTGCTGGAGCGTGGCGATGATCGCCCGCATCACCGAGCGTAGCCTGCCGGGAGCGATCAAATGA